The sequence TTGCCGAGCCAGGGGCTGAGGAAGAACCGGTAGGCACGGATCGCCGTGATCAGGCTGCGGCGGCTGCCGCGCTCAAGCGCTGCCAGTGTCGTGCCAAGGATTCCCATAAGACGTCACGCTCTGCGGTCGCCGCCGCCGGCTTGGCCAAAACGACGAAATCGGCCGCCGGCAGCTGAGGGCGATTGAGGCGGAAGCTTTCCCGGATGATCCGCTTGAGGCGGTTACGGGCCGTCGCCTTGCGGATCTTGCGCTTGGCGATGGCCAGCCCCAGGCGCGCATGACCTTTGTCGTTAGCGCGCATCAGCACCGTGAAGTAGCGGTCCGAAGAAACCTGAGACTGGGCGAATACCGCCTCGAACTCGGCGGCATCCAGCAACCGGCAGGCTTTCGGGAAGCCGAATTCCGCCGTCAACCGCGCATCAAGGGGTCAGACGGGCGCGGCCCTTGGCGCG comes from Methylomarinovum caldicuralii and encodes:
- the rnpA gene encoding ribonuclease P protein component yields the protein MTAEFGFPKACRLLDAAEFEAVFAQSQVSSDRYFTVLMRANDKGHARLGLAIAKRKIRKATARNRLKRIIRESFRLNRPQLPAADFVVLAKPAAATAERDVLWESLARHWQRLSAAAAAA